A stretch of the Planctomycetota bacterium genome encodes the following:
- a CDS encoding methyltransferase domain-containing protein, translating into MSTTTNDLDTRRDHERAKYLELAARPGSAYGSTNHGRHAVPIVRGWKPRLVVDFGCGRNDFIRHLRRLGIDGLGVDFAFDDADVVKPMHATGLVEGVADVVTCFDALEHLLPEDVNPVLAEMRRVARPRGWFCVSVCTRPSRITALGENLHPTVRPINWWLDRIGRVGAVTDRRAAGRYIIGRFTR; encoded by the coding sequence ATGAGCACCACCACGAATGACCTCGACACCCGCCGCGACCACGAGCGGGCCAAGTACCTGGAACTGGCCGCGCGGCCGGGCTCGGCGTATGGCTCAACCAATCACGGTCGCCACGCGGTCCCGATCGTGCGGGGCTGGAAGCCGCGCCTCGTCGTGGACTTCGGCTGCGGACGCAACGACTTCATCCGACACCTGCGCCGGCTGGGCATCGACGGGCTGGGCGTGGACTTCGCGTTCGACGACGCCGATGTCGTCAAGCCCATGCACGCGACGGGGCTCGTGGAAGGCGTGGCCGACGTGGTCACCTGCTTCGACGCGCTCGAGCATCTGCTGCCCGAGGACGTGAACCCGGTGCTGGCCGAGATGCGCCGCGTCGCCCGGCCGCGGGGGTGGTTCTGCGTCTCGGTGTGCACACGACCCAGCCGCATCACGGCCCTGGGCGAGAACCTGCACCCGACCGTGCGGCCCATCAACTGGTGGCTCGACCGCATCGGGCGCGTGGGTGCGGTAACCGATCGCCGGGCGGCCGGCCGCTACATCATCGGGAGGTTCACCCGCTGA
- a CDS encoding heavy metal translocating P-type ATPase has product MARDPVCGMTVTRENAAATIEHDSTEYLFCSTHCADKFRADPERFVPSGDPGMPQPAASHSCCSHTHSDHASPRHEGPKDAIYTCPMHPEVRQIGPGDCPKCGMALEPLDPTAAHDDTELRDMTRRFWVATAFTAPLLVYVMGNMLFGHPFLKWIDPAVSQWGELVLATPVVLWCAWPFFVRGVRSVRALQPNMWTLISIGVSLAYVYSVVATIAPQLFPDSLRDESGRVGVYYEAAAVIVTLVLLGQVMELRARRRTGGAIRELLELAPPIARRISDDGSEQDVAVEELHPGDRVRVRPGDKVPIDGEVLEGRSTIDESMLTGEPVPVEKTSGDRVTGGTVNKAGSFVMRVSRTGSDTTLAQIVQMVAEAQRSRAPIQRLADAVAAWFVPIVVVIAIIAFGTWMLVGPSPAFSYALVAAVSVLIIACPCALGLATPMSIMVAAGQGAKQGVLIKNAAALETFEKITTIVVDKTGTLTEGRPELVVAEVAEGMDEQRVLALLAAAERGSEHPLAEAIVSGLESRTELRFDAADFESITGKGIIATVDGVRVAIGSPALMRDEGVAVESMAERADEQRRKGGTSMFASIDGTPAALLAVADPIKKSTRQAIDALHRQGMTVVMLTGDNRTTAQAIADQLGIDRVEAEVLPDQKAEIIRKLQSEGQKVAMAGDGVNDAPALAQADVGVAMGTGAGVAIESASMTLVGGDLNGLVRARELSRATMRNIRQNLFFAFAYNAAGVPIAAGILYPVFGVLLSPMIAAAAMSLSSVSVITNALRLRWITSSS; this is encoded by the coding sequence ATGGCACGCGACCCAGTATGTGGCATGACCGTCACCCGCGAGAACGCCGCGGCGACCATCGAGCATGACAGTACCGAGTATCTTTTCTGCAGTACGCACTGCGCCGACAAATTCAGGGCCGATCCCGAGCGATTTGTGCCAAGCGGCGATCCGGGTATGCCACAACCAGCAGCGTCGCACTCCTGTTGCTCACACACGCACTCGGACCACGCATCGCCACGGCACGAGGGTCCGAAAGATGCCATCTACACCTGCCCCATGCACCCCGAGGTTCGCCAGATCGGACCAGGTGACTGCCCGAAGTGCGGAATGGCACTTGAGCCACTCGACCCGACCGCGGCACATGACGACACCGAGCTGCGGGACATGACCCGTCGCTTCTGGGTCGCCACCGCCTTCACCGCGCCGCTGCTGGTGTATGTGATGGGCAACATGCTCTTCGGACACCCGTTCCTCAAGTGGATTGATCCAGCAGTGAGCCAGTGGGGTGAGCTGGTCCTCGCAACCCCCGTGGTGCTCTGGTGCGCCTGGCCGTTCTTCGTCCGGGGCGTTCGATCCGTCCGCGCATTGCAGCCCAACATGTGGACGCTGATATCGATCGGCGTCTCTCTGGCATACGTCTACAGCGTGGTGGCCACGATCGCCCCGCAGCTCTTCCCGGATTCCCTGCGGGACGAGTCGGGGCGGGTCGGGGTCTACTACGAGGCAGCCGCGGTGATCGTCACGCTGGTGCTGCTTGGGCAGGTCATGGAACTCCGCGCCCGAAGACGGACCGGCGGCGCGATCCGAGAACTTCTTGAACTCGCGCCCCCGATCGCCCGTCGAATTTCCGACGATGGAAGCGAGCAGGATGTCGCGGTCGAGGAACTACACCCAGGCGATCGTGTCAGGGTCCGACCGGGTGACAAGGTCCCTATCGACGGAGAGGTCCTCGAGGGGCGAAGTACCATCGATGAGTCGATGCTGACCGGTGAGCCAGTGCCGGTGGAGAAGACGAGCGGCGACAGAGTCACCGGTGGGACGGTGAACAAGGCGGGCTCGTTCGTCATGCGGGTCAGCCGGACCGGGTCGGATACGACCCTCGCCCAGATCGTCCAGATGGTCGCCGAGGCCCAAAGATCCCGAGCGCCTATCCAGCGGCTCGCGGACGCGGTCGCGGCCTGGTTCGTGCCGATCGTCGTTGTCATCGCCATCATCGCCTTCGGCACGTGGATGCTGGTCGGACCGTCGCCGGCCTTCAGCTACGCCTTGGTCGCGGCGGTATCCGTGCTCATCATCGCCTGCCCGTGCGCCCTCGGGCTGGCCACACCTATGTCGATCATGGTTGCGGCCGGTCAAGGGGCCAAGCAGGGCGTGCTGATCAAGAACGCCGCGGCGCTCGAGACCTTCGAGAAGATCACCACCATCGTCGTCGACAAGACCGGAACCCTCACCGAAGGCAGGCCAGAACTCGTGGTGGCCGAGGTGGCGGAAGGCATGGATGAACAGCGAGTACTCGCTCTGCTCGCGGCGGCGGAGCGGGGCAGTGAGCATCCCCTTGCCGAAGCAATCGTCTCCGGCCTGGAAAGCAGGACCGAGCTGCGTTTCGACGCCGCGGACTTCGAGAGCATCACCGGCAAAGGAATCATCGCCACGGTTGACGGCGTGCGTGTAGCCATCGGTTCGCCCGCGCTGATGCGAGATGAGGGCGTTGCCGTTGAGTCCATGGCCGAACGTGCCGATGAGCAGCGGCGCAAGGGCGGGACCTCGATGTTCGCCTCGATCGATGGAACGCCGGCAGCCCTTCTTGCCGTTGCCGACCCGATCAAGAAGTCCACTAGGCAAGCGATCGACGCCCTGCACCGGCAGGGAATGACGGTGGTCATGCTCACCGGTGACAATCGCACCACGGCGCAGGCCATCGCCGACCAACTCGGCATTGACCGCGTCGAGGCGGAGGTGCTGCCGGACCAGAAGGCCGAGATCATCCGCAAACTCCAGAGCGAGGGCCAGAAGGTCGCAATGGCGGGAGACGGCGTCAACGACGCCCCCGCCCTCGCTCAGGCCGATGTCGGTGTCGCTATGGGCACCGGGGCCGGTGTGGCGATCGAGAGCGCCTCGATGACACTTGTCGGTGGTGATCTCAACGGTCTGGTGCGGGCACGCGAACTGAGCCGCGCGACGATGCGGAACATCCGCCAGAATTTGTTCTTCGCCTTCGCCTACAACGCCGCGGGCGTGCCGATCGCCGCGGGTATCTTGTATCCGGTGTTCGGCGTCCTGCTGAGCCCCATGATTGCCGCGGCGGCAATGAGCCTCAGTTCGGTTTCGGTGATTACCAATGCACTTCGGTTGCGGTGGATCACTTCGAGCTCCTAG
- a CDS encoding Hint domain-containing protein, giving the protein MSDGPTRYYLYIPVWATGTPPQGGGSSQYSSGSGSAPSETPSSSPSMPSSEPSSYSTTGDVIYTTGPGGTPTLTTYTTDAFTTDSGTTQSGSGTPTETASSQPTESSGSGSGGSSSGGASSSAGSSGFSSGQSSGGSSGGSSGGSSGGGSSGGGSSGGGGSSGGGGSSGGGGSSGGGGSSGGGGSSGGGGSSGGGGSSGGGGSSGGGSSGNCLLFGTLVRLADGRMTPIENLKPGDLVDSVRVPGLEVDVPYRAQYNWLSHHGLHGAERTEARVASVTLGEHQGFVVINRRIKATPEHPILIRRGDEWGFASAEFVQPGDRLVDDQFNEEPVERVDRVEAPTRTVAIHIPGTNTLLAEGVWVHNDLPATAASSGSGSGISASASGSGSGSSSGSGSSGKSSGSSSFSSSGSSSGSASASASSSGPGFSATASSQSGALTEATGPGQSVKK; this is encoded by the coding sequence ATGAGCGACGGCCCGACGCGCTACTACCTCTACATCCCCGTCTGGGCGACAGGTACGCCGCCGCAGGGCGGAGGGTCGAGCCAGTACTCGTCGGGCTCGGGGTCCGCGCCCAGCGAGACGCCCTCGTCGTCGCCGTCGATGCCGTCGAGCGAGCCGTCGAGTTATTCGACCACCGGCGACGTGATCTACACCACCGGGCCCGGTGGCACGCCCACGCTAACGACCTACACGACCGACGCGTTCACCACCGATAGCGGCACCACGCAGTCAGGCAGCGGCACCCCGACCGAGACCGCCTCCAGCCAACCCACCGAGTCGAGCGGAAGCGGATCCGGCGGCTCATCGAGCGGCGGCGCGAGTTCGTCGGCCGGCAGCTCGGGCTTCAGCAGCGGGCAGTCGTCGGGCGGTTCGTCCGGCGGCTCCTCGGGTGGCTCATCCGGCGGCGGCTCCAGCGGGGGCGGATCTTCGGGCGGCGGGGGTTCCTCCGGCGGTGGCGGTTCGTCCGGGGGCGGTGGGTCGTCGGGCGGAGGCGGATCCTCTGGCGGCGGTGGCTCCAGCGGCGGAGGCGGTTCGTCCGGGGGCGGTGGGTCGTCGGGTGGTGGCGGCTCCTCCGGGGGAGGGTCGAGCGGCAACTGCCTCCTCTTCGGCACCCTCGTCCGCCTGGCCGACGGCCGCATGACGCCCATCGAGAACCTGAAGCCCGGTGATTTGGTGGATTCCGTCCGCGTCCCCGGCCTCGAGGTCGATGTGCCGTACCGCGCCCAGTACAACTGGCTGTCCCACCACGGCCTGCACGGTGCCGAACGCACCGAGGCCCGCGTCGCCAGCGTGACCCTGGGCGAGCACCAAGGCTTCGTCGTCATCAACCGCCGCATCAAGGCCACGCCCGAGCACCCGATCCTCATCCGCCGCGGCGACGAGTGGGGCTTCGCATCCGCCGAGTTCGTCCAACCAGGCGACCGCCTGGTCGACGACCAGTTCAATGAGGAACCAGTCGAACGGGTCGATCGGGTGGAAGCCCCAACGCGGACCGTGGCCATCCACATCCCCGGCACCAACACCCTGCTGGCCGAGGGCGTCTGGGTCCACAACGACCTGCCCGCCACCGCCGCCTCCTCCGGATCGGGCAGCGGCATCTCGGCGTCCGCATCCGGCTCCGGATCGGGCTCCAGCAGCGGCTCGGGCTCATCCGGCAAATCGAGCGGCTCCTCTTCTTTCTCCTCCTCGGGCTCCTCCAGCGGCTCGGCCAGCGCCTCCGCCTCCAGCAGCGGCCCGGGCTTCTCGGCGACCGCGAGTAGCCAGAGCGGCGCGCTGACCGAGGCTACAGGGCCGGGGCAGTCGGTGAAGAAGTAG